In Lewinellaceae bacterium, a single window of DNA contains:
- the metH gene encoding methionine synthase — MSIQDILQQRIMVIDGAMGTMIQQYRLDEQGYRGERFADWHTDVKGNNDLLSITQPGIIEAIHKAYLEAGADIIETNTFNGTRISLADYDMQELAYEINLEAAKIARRAADAFTAKTPGKPRFVAGALGPTNKTGSISPDVNNPGKRGVSFDQLRDAYYEQAKGLMDGGADLLLVETIFDTLNAKAALFAIDVLFEEYGRRLPVMISGTITDASGRTLSGQTVEAFWISISHIPLLSVGLNCALGAKEMRPHLEDLSAVADCFVSAYPNAGLPNEFGEYDQPAEEMRDYIREFASSGFVNIIGGCCGTTPGHIRLMSEAVEGLPPRQIPKVPQYTMLSGLEPLIIRPDTNFVNVGERTNVTGSRKFARLIKSGDFQEALSVAQHQVEGGAQVIDVNMDEGLLDSEKAMAEFLHLVMSEPEIAKLPIMIDSSKFSVIEAGLKCVQGKCVVNSISMKEGEEAFIRQAKLVRRYGAAAVVMAFDEKGQADTIERKVSICERAYKILTEKVGFKPQDIIFDPNIFAVATGIEAHNEYAINYIEATRQIKQRCPGAMISGGVSNISFSFRGNNVVREAMHAAFLYHAIQAGMDMGIVNAGMIEVYEEIPKDLLERVEDVLFNRRPDATERLTDYAERVKGDGGRTVQKDLAWREWPLEKRLEHALVRGITDFIEEDTEEARQKLPAPLQVIEGPLMDGMNVVGDLFGAGKMFLPQVVKSARVMKKAVAYLTPYIEAEKARTGGGNNSKGKVLLATVKGDVHDIGKNIVGVVLGCNNFDIVDLGVMVPADKILARAREEGADIIGLSGLITPSLDEMVHVAKEMERQGFTMPLLIGGATTSKTHTAVKVEPHYSGPVVHVLDASRAVGVASNLLANDENQRSNFLLDIRQDYERVRVQRGNRQSNKKYVTLKQARANKLPAGWANYQPPRPRFLGIKVFDGYSVEELTEYIDWTPFFTSWQLAGKFPAILEDEVVGHEAQKLYNDARSMLRQIIDEGWLTARAVFGLFPANTVNDDDIEVYADEERTEVKAVLHMLRQQRQKAPGLPNLSLSDFLMEKGAGDDFIGMFAVTAGIGIEEHVKRFEEQHDDYHAILLKALADRLAEALAERLHQRVRREFWGYACDEELDNNALIAEKYRGIRPAPGYPACPEHTEKGTLWQLLEVEKNTGMKLTESYAMYPAASISGWYFSHPESKYFGLGDISKDQVEDYAERKGMSVEEVERWLAPVLNYDV, encoded by the coding sequence ATGTCCATCCAAGATATCCTCCAACAACGCATCATGGTCATCGACGGCGCCATGGGCACCATGATCCAGCAGTACCGCCTCGACGAGCAAGGCTACCGCGGCGAGCGCTTCGCCGACTGGCACACCGACGTCAAGGGCAACAACGACCTGCTTTCCATCACCCAGCCCGGGATCATCGAGGCGATTCACAAGGCCTACCTGGAAGCCGGGGCAGACATCATCGAGACCAATACCTTTAACGGCACCCGCATTTCCCTGGCCGACTACGACATGCAGGAGCTGGCCTACGAGATCAACCTGGAAGCCGCGAAGATCGCCCGCCGCGCCGCCGATGCGTTTACCGCCAAAACGCCGGGCAAGCCCCGCTTCGTAGCCGGCGCCCTGGGGCCGACCAACAAGACCGGATCCATCTCTCCGGACGTCAACAACCCCGGCAAGCGGGGCGTCTCCTTCGACCAGCTGCGCGACGCCTACTACGAGCAGGCCAAAGGGCTGATGGACGGCGGCGCCGACCTGCTGCTGGTCGAGACCATCTTCGACACCCTCAACGCCAAGGCAGCCCTCTTCGCCATCGATGTGCTGTTTGAAGAATACGGCCGACGACTGCCCGTTATGATCTCGGGCACCATCACCGATGCGAGCGGGCGAACCCTTTCCGGGCAGACAGTGGAGGCCTTCTGGATCTCCATCAGCCACATCCCGCTGCTCAGCGTAGGCCTCAACTGCGCCCTGGGCGCCAAAGAGATGCGCCCCCACCTGGAGGACCTCTCCGCCGTCGCCGACTGCTTCGTCAGCGCCTATCCCAACGCCGGGCTGCCCAACGAGTTCGGCGAATACGACCAGCCCGCCGAAGAGATGCGCGACTACATCCGCGAGTTCGCCTCCAGCGGCTTCGTCAACATCATCGGCGGCTGCTGCGGCACTACCCCCGGCCACATCCGCCTGATGTCGGAAGCCGTCGAAGGGCTGCCGCCGCGCCAGATACCGAAAGTGCCGCAGTACACCATGCTCAGCGGCCTGGAGCCGCTTATCATCCGCCCCGACACCAACTTCGTCAACGTAGGGGAGCGCACCAATGTTACCGGCTCCCGGAAATTTGCCCGCCTCATCAAATCGGGCGATTTTCAGGAAGCCCTCTCGGTGGCGCAGCACCAGGTGGAGGGCGGCGCCCAGGTCATCGACGTCAATATGGACGAGGGGCTGCTCGACTCGGAAAAGGCCATGGCCGAATTCCTCCACCTGGTCATGTCGGAGCCCGAGATCGCCAAGCTGCCCATCATGATCGACTCGTCGAAGTTCTCGGTCATCGAGGCGGGGCTGAAGTGCGTGCAGGGCAAGTGCGTGGTCAATTCCATCTCCATGAAGGAAGGGGAGGAGGCGTTCATCCGCCAGGCCAAGCTGGTGCGCCGCTACGGTGCCGCCGCCGTCGTGATGGCCTTCGACGAAAAGGGCCAGGCCGACACCATCGAGCGCAAGGTGAGCATTTGCGAACGCGCCTATAAAATCCTCACCGAAAAGGTGGGTTTCAAACCCCAGGACATCATCTTCGACCCCAACATCTTCGCCGTGGCCACCGGCATCGAAGCGCACAACGAATACGCCATCAATTACATCGAGGCCACCCGGCAGATTAAGCAGCGCTGCCCCGGCGCCATGATCAGCGGCGGGGTGAGCAACATCAGCTTCTCCTTCCGCGGCAACAACGTGGTGCGCGAAGCCATGCACGCCGCCTTCCTCTACCACGCCATTCAGGCCGGCATGGACATGGGCATCGTCAACGCCGGCATGATCGAGGTCTATGAAGAAATCCCCAAAGACCTGCTGGAGCGCGTCGAAGACGTGCTCTTCAACCGCCGCCCCGACGCCACCGAGCGCCTGACCGACTACGCCGAGCGCGTCAAAGGCGACGGCGGCCGCACCGTGCAAAAGGACCTGGCCTGGCGGGAATGGCCGCTGGAAAAGCGCCTCGAACACGCCCTGGTGCGCGGCATTACCGATTTTATAGAAGAAGACACCGAGGAGGCGCGCCAGAAGCTGCCTGCCCCTCTCCAGGTCATAGAAGGGCCCCTGATGGACGGCATGAACGTGGTGGGCGACCTCTTCGGCGCCGGCAAGATGTTCCTCCCCCAGGTGGTCAAGAGCGCCCGCGTGATGAAAAAGGCGGTGGCCTACCTCACCCCCTACATCGAAGCCGAAAAGGCCCGGACCGGCGGCGGCAACAACAGCAAGGGCAAGGTGCTGCTGGCCACCGTCAAAGGCGACGTGCACGACATCGGCAAGAACATCGTCGGCGTAGTGCTGGGGTGCAACAACTTCGACATCGTAGACCTGGGCGTCATGGTGCCCGCCGACAAAATCCTCGCCCGCGCCCGCGAAGAGGGCGCCGACATCATCGGCCTGAGCGGCCTGATCACCCCCTCCCTCGACGAGATGGTTCATGTGGCCAAAGAGATGGAGCGGCAGGGCTTTACCATGCCGCTGCTCATCGGCGGCGCCACCACTTCCAAGACCCACACCGCCGTGAAGGTAGAACCCCACTACTCCGGCCCGGTGGTGCACGTGCTCGACGCCTCCCGCGCCGTCGGCGTGGCCAGCAACCTGCTTGCCAACGACGAAAACCAGCGCAGCAATTTCCTGCTGGATATCCGGCAGGACTACGAGCGGGTGCGCGTGCAGCGCGGCAACCGCCAGTCCAACAAAAAATACGTCACCCTCAAACAGGCCCGCGCCAACAAACTGCCGGCCGGCTGGGCCAACTACCAGCCGCCCCGCCCCCGGTTCCTGGGCATTAAAGTGTTCGACGGCTACTCCGTCGAGGAACTCACCGAATACATCGACTGGACACCCTTCTTCACCAGTTGGCAACTGGCCGGCAAGTTCCCCGCCATCCTGGAAGACGAGGTGGTGGGCCACGAGGCGCAGAAGCTCTACAACGACGCCCGCAGCATGCTCCGCCAGATCATCGACGAGGGCTGGCTGACGGCCCGCGCCGTCTTCGGCCTCTTCCCCGCCAATACGGTGAATGACGACGACATCGAAGTGTATGCCGACGAGGAACGGACGGAGGTAAAAGCGGTGCTGCACATGTTGCGGCAGCAGCGGCAGAAAGCTCCGGGGTTGCCGAATCTTTCCCTCAGTGATTTTTTGATGGAAAAAGGCGCCGGCGACGATTTTATAGGAATGTTTGCCGTCACGGCCGGCATCGGCATCGAAGAGCACGTCAAACGCTTCGAAGAGCAGCACGACGACTACCACGCCATCCTGCTCAAAGCCCTGGCCGACCGCCTGGCGGAGGCCCTCGCCGAGCGGTTGCACCAGCGCGTGCGCCGCGAGTTCTGGGGATACGCCTGCGACGAGGAACTGGACAACAACGCCCTCATCGCCGAGAAATACCGGGGCATTCGCCCCGCTCCCGGCTACCCGGCCTGTCCGGAACACACCGAAAAGGGAACCCTCTGGCAACTGCTGGAGGTGGAAAAAAACACCGGCATGAAACTGACCGAAAGCTACGCCATGTACCCGGCGGCCTCGATCAGCGGCTGGTACTTCAGCCACCCGGAATCGAAATACTTCGGCCTGGGCGACATCAGCAAGGACCAGGTGGAAGACTACGCGGAGCGCAAAGGGATGAGCGTGGAGGAGGTGGAAAGGTGGCTGGCGCCGGTGTTGAATTATGACGTGTGA
- a CDS encoding SPOR domain-containing protein yields the protein MQIDVGTHIADLLYEHKSVNIPGLGGFVSNYKAATADQVQGEVFPPSKSLNFNSNLVADDGLLAQHLHEKLGVSLSEASQLVENFVQEKKEAIGRREIVVFPGVGRLYKDYEQNLQFLADTTNFNLDSYGLPTVHFYPIARSAEPGSSVRPSNGQPKAAVGSAPPPSRTRFLNNGLAIAVSIAAILAIIIAYFLFFYKAPGGNENAQRMPTSRVNVSPSQAQGPLAAPSGPAEDGSEDTEEDSAAGEEFDTEGATPAPGQKYFVIGIGVFGNEKNVQRLIQRIYEAGYEPFTEPKDNLTRVGIQRAYSDESEVQAVLRDVRKRFSKDAKVLRK from the coding sequence ATGCAGATCGACGTAGGCACACATATTGCGGATCTTTTATACGAGCACAAATCGGTGAACATTCCCGGTTTGGGCGGCTTTGTCTCCAACTACAAAGCGGCGACGGCCGACCAGGTGCAGGGAGAAGTGTTTCCCCCCTCCAAAAGCCTCAACTTCAACAGCAACCTGGTGGCCGACGACGGCCTGCTGGCGCAGCACCTGCACGAGAAGCTCGGCGTCAGCCTGTCGGAGGCCAGCCAGCTGGTCGAAAATTTTGTCCAAGAGAAAAAAGAAGCCATCGGCCGGCGGGAGATCGTCGTCTTTCCCGGAGTGGGGCGCCTGTATAAAGATTACGAGCAGAACCTGCAGTTCCTGGCCGACACCACCAATTTCAACCTGGATTCCTACGGCCTGCCCACCGTACACTTCTACCCCATAGCCAGGAGCGCCGAACCGGGCAGCAGCGTCCGCCCGTCCAACGGCCAGCCCAAGGCAGCCGTGGGGAGCGCCCCGCCCCCGAGCCGCACCCGTTTTCTCAACAACGGCCTGGCTATTGCGGTCAGCATTGCGGCCATCCTCGCCATCATCATTGCGTACTTCCTGTTTTTCTACAAGGCGCCGGGCGGCAACGAGAACGCCCAGCGCATGCCTACTTCTCGGGTGAACGTCAGCCCTTCCCAGGCCCAGGGCCCGCTGGCCGCTCCTTCCGGCCCGGCGGAAGATGGGAGCGAAGATACCGAGGAAGACAGCGCCGCAGGGGAAGAATTCGATACGGAAGGGGCTACTCCGGCGCCCGGGCAGAAATACTTCGTCATCGGCATCGGCGTATTTGGCAATGAAAAGAACGTGCAGCGCCTCATCCAACGCATCTACGAAGCCGGCTACGAGCCCTTCACCGAACCTAAGGACAACCTGACCCGCGTAGGCATCCAAAGGGCTTATTCCGACGAGTCGGAAGTACAGGCTGTCCTGCGGGACGTGCGGAAAAGGTTTTCCAAGGACGCGAAGGTGTTGAGGAAGTAA
- a CDS encoding cytochrome-c peroxidase, with translation MKKLYGLFYLFTLLLSAHFLSFRPQLEHTGADALHQVKSQFEAGLEGLAGAIGEYRQQAERFARQGGNLAELKQAHLASRLAFKQIEFLLEYNDRESVKKYLNGPPLPTTEPKVPEVRIIDPVGLQVLDELVFGDAPEADKEEIARLVNQLRHDFTAVRTYQGGMPLQHRFVFEAVRFELIRIFTLGLTGFDTPGSGNAIPEAHAALNAAAAALAPYLPLVEKQNPALARRLEAALEQALAYLQANSDFDTFGRLDFLKNHLNPLLGLSLQAQQALQVELPEETTGQPQSVNYRAGNLFDNDFLNVYYYVNHSPGELTGKRVALGRLLFFDPILSVNNQRSCASCHQPGKAFTDGLDKSLALNGEGKIQRNAPTLINAAYSERYFYDLREPSLERQVKHVVRDHKEFGTDFFAIVDKLNQSAEYRNLFAEAYKEQPQYQLSKWSVSDALACYVASLRSFNSPFDRYVRGEQPEIAPLAKEGFNLFMGKASCGTCHFAPAFNGTVPPYYQESESEVLGVPAAKEKGHPELDPDPGRIASARPQDVAPFYAHSFKTVTVRNASLTAPYMHNGLYGSLEEVIDFYNKGGGRGLGIDVPYQTLPETPLNLNEREVAALAAFMESLADTTGMTAVPQRLPAFEDKPEWNGRRVGGVY, from the coding sequence ATGAAAAAGCTATACGGTTTATTCTACCTTTTCACCCTTCTGCTATCCGCTCACTTCCTGAGCTTCCGGCCGCAGCTGGAACACACCGGGGCCGACGCTCTTCACCAGGTGAAAAGCCAGTTTGAGGCCGGGCTGGAGGGTCTGGCGGGCGCCATTGGCGAATACCGGCAACAGGCGGAGCGTTTTGCCCGGCAGGGCGGCAACCTGGCGGAATTGAAACAAGCGCACCTGGCCAGCCGCCTGGCGTTCAAGCAAATAGAATTTTTGCTGGAATACAACGACCGGGAGTCGGTCAAAAAGTACCTCAACGGTCCGCCCCTGCCAACTACAGAGCCGAAAGTGCCGGAAGTGCGGATCATTGACCCCGTCGGCCTGCAGGTGCTCGACGAACTGGTGTTCGGCGATGCTCCTGAAGCGGACAAGGAAGAGATCGCCCGCCTGGTGAACCAACTGCGCCACGATTTTACCGCAGTGCGAACTTATCAGGGTGGCATGCCTCTCCAGCACCGGTTTGTTTTTGAAGCGGTGCGCTTCGAGCTGATCCGCATCTTTACCCTTGGCCTTACCGGCTTCGACACGCCCGGCTCCGGCAATGCCATTCCGGAAGCCCACGCTGCCCTGAACGCCGCCGCCGCTGCCCTGGCGCCCTACCTGCCGCTGGTTGAAAAACAGAATCCGGCCCTGGCCCGCCGCCTGGAAGCTGCTCTGGAGCAAGCCCTGGCCTACCTGCAGGCCAATTCCGATTTTGACACCTTCGGCCGCCTGGATTTCCTGAAAAACCACCTCAACCCATTGCTAGGGCTCAGCCTGCAGGCCCAGCAGGCCCTGCAGGTAGAATTGCCGGAGGAAACCACCGGCCAGCCGCAGTCCGTCAACTACCGGGCCGGCAACCTTTTCGACAATGATTTCCTCAACGTCTACTACTACGTCAACCACAGCCCCGGCGAACTCACCGGCAAGCGGGTGGCCCTGGGGCGGCTCCTCTTTTTCGACCCCATCCTTTCGGTCAACAACCAGCGCTCCTGCGCCTCCTGCCACCAGCCGGGCAAGGCCTTCACCGACGGGCTCGACAAAAGCCTGGCGCTCAACGGCGAGGGCAAAATTCAGCGCAACGCGCCTACTCTGATCAATGCGGCCTATTCAGAGCGCTATTTTTACGACCTGCGCGAGCCCAGCCTGGAGCGCCAGGTCAAACACGTGGTGCGCGACCACAAGGAGTTTGGAACAGACTTTTTTGCCATCGTCGATAAACTGAACCAAAGCGCGGAATACCGGAACCTTTTTGCCGAAGCCTACAAGGAGCAGCCCCAATACCAGCTGTCGAAATGGTCGGTTTCCGACGCCCTGGCCTGCTATGTGGCCAGCCTGCGCTCCTTCAACAGCCCGTTCGACCGCTACGTGCGGGGGGAACAGCCGGAAATAGCCCCTTTGGCTAAAGAAGGCTTCAACCTCTTCATGGGCAAGGCCAGTTGCGGCACTTGCCACTTCGCGCCGGCATTCAACGGGACCGTGCCGCCTTATTATCAGGAATCAGAATCGGAAGTGCTGGGCGTGCCCGCCGCCAAAGAGAAGGGCCATCCGGAGCTGGACCCCGACCCGGGACGCATTGCCAGCGCCCGCCCCCAGGATGTGGCGCCGTTCTACGCCCATTCCTTCAAAACGGTGACCGTCCGCAATGCCTCTCTCACCGCTCCCTATATGCACAACGGCTTGTACGGCAGCCTGGAAGAGGTGATCGATTTTTACAATAAAGGCGGCGGCCGGGGCCTGGGCATCGACGTGCCCTACCAAACCCTGCCCGAAACGCCGCTCAACCTGAACGAGAGGGAAGTGGCCGCACTGGCTGCTTTTATGGAAAGCCTGGCCGATACTACCGGGATGACGGCTGTGCCCCAACGCCTGCCGGCGTTTGAGGATAAGCCGGAGTGGAATGGGAGAAGGGTAGGGGGTGTTTATTAA
- a CDS encoding DUF839 domain-containing protein, with product MKKVLLSLLLSSVAMLCANAQATIFAEEIDLPDGFVPETVLMPPSPLSLQVLFVGGVDLVQTTPTYGYEAGIAYAKEWHDFIGFTPDETGESLGWVSVNHEMIYQDDRIGDGGGMTVFRVKRDPITGMLNVVDQDLEDGRKGKYFNVDFVNTVGETGMNCGGISSVVDGRIWTAEEWFRSGNGSIYNGSFSSTEGSGNYPKAPGGTENQGVRDTSNFIISTDIAGFDGLEVKKFENFNWMVEIDPRQAKAIRKQYNWGRQPYEGGTISLDNTTIYLGPDDTPGFWTKFVADVPGDFTKGKLYVYKADSDERWIEIDNADPEKMLNFKAQAVAAGATMYNRIEWVAIDPATGLVYWTETGRDSPGNSWAGEEADGATHDPYHLQRAIDKGWGTPSSPDYRDYYGRVWVYDPATNYNSVLIEGGPDWDEEQSPAEADYFSKHLSNPDGLNVMSIDGQSFLVICEDLNGRSFGRVPAGVSNNTCELWLLDLNIENPTVDDLIRISAVPAGAEVTGAIATSDGKSLLVNSQHPSSTNPFPFNHSLTYAIHGFDQITVSGLADPQFGDVEELEVYPNPATRNVFFSEAVDLAIYNAEGQRIKVFRNVTQIDVSGLPAGAYFLQTSDGQTKKLVVN from the coding sequence ATGAAAAAAGTATTACTATCTTTGCTGCTGAGCAGCGTGGCCATGCTGTGCGCCAACGCTCAGGCTACGATTTTCGCTGAGGAAATCGACCTTCCCGATGGCTTTGTGCCGGAAACGGTGCTCATGCCTCCTTCTCCGCTTTCTCTGCAGGTTCTCTTCGTCGGCGGCGTCGACCTGGTGCAAACCACGCCGACTTATGGTTACGAGGCCGGCATTGCCTACGCCAAGGAATGGCACGATTTCATCGGCTTCACGCCGGATGAAACAGGCGAAAGCCTCGGATGGGTATCCGTCAACCACGAAATGATCTACCAGGACGACCGCATCGGCGACGGCGGCGGCATGACCGTCTTCCGCGTTAAGCGCGACCCCATCACTGGCATGCTCAACGTAGTGGACCAGGACCTGGAAGACGGCCGCAAGGGCAAATATTTCAACGTGGACTTCGTCAATACCGTCGGCGAAACGGGCATGAACTGCGGCGGCATCAGCTCCGTTGTCGATGGCCGCATCTGGACTGCGGAGGAGTGGTTTCGCTCCGGCAACGGCAGCATCTACAACGGCAGCTTCAGCTCTACGGAAGGTTCGGGCAACTATCCGAAAGCCCCGGGCGGCACGGAAAACCAGGGCGTTCGCGACACCTCCAACTTCATCATCTCTACTGACATCGCAGGTTTCGACGGCCTGGAGGTTAAAAAGTTTGAAAACTTCAACTGGATGGTGGAAATCGACCCGCGCCAGGCCAAGGCCATACGCAAGCAGTACAACTGGGGCCGCCAGCCTTACGAAGGCGGCACCATTTCTCTGGACAACACCACCATCTACCTCGGCCCGGACGATACGCCCGGTTTCTGGACCAAGTTCGTCGCCGACGTGCCCGGCGATTTCACCAAGGGCAAGCTTTACGTGTACAAAGCCGACTCCGATGAGCGCTGGATCGAGATCGACAATGCCGACCCCGAGAAGATGCTGAACTTCAAAGCGCAGGCAGTTGCTGCCGGCGCCACCATGTACAACCGCATCGAATGGGTGGCCATCGACCCGGCTACCGGGCTGGTTTACTGGACGGAGACCGGCCGCGACTCTCCGGGCAACAGTTGGGCAGGTGAAGAAGCGGATGGCGCTACCCACGACCCCTACCACCTGCAGCGCGCCATCGACAAAGGCTGGGGCACGCCGAGCAGCCCGGACTACCGCGACTATTACGGCCGCGTATGGGTTTACGACCCGGCCACCAACTACAATTCGGTGCTGATCGAGGGCGGCCCGGACTGGGATGAGGAACAAAGCCCGGCCGAAGCCGACTACTTCAGCAAGCACCTCTCCAACCCCGACGGCCTCAACGTGATGAGCATCGACGGGCAGAGCTTCCTGGTGATCTGCGAAGACCTCAACGGCCGCAGCTTCGGCCGCGTGCCCGCCGGGGTGAGCAACAACACCTGCGAGCTGTGGCTGCTCGACCTCAACATCGAAAACCCGACGGTCGACGACCTCATCCGCATCTCCGCTGTTCCTGCCGGCGCCGAGGTGACGGGCGCTATCGCCACGTCGGACGGCAAGTCGCTGCTGGTCAACTCCCAGCATCCTTCTTCCACCAACCCTTTCCCCTTCAACCACTCGCTGACCTATGCCATCCACGGTTTCGACCAGATCACCGTATCCGGCCTGGCGGACCCGCAGTTCGGCGATGTGGAAGAGCTGGAAGTTTATCCGAATCCGGCCACCCGCAACGTCTTCTTCAGCGAGGCGGTCGACCTGGCGATCTACAACGCTGAAGGCCAGCGCATCAAAGTGTTCCGCAACGTCACCCAGATCGACGTTTCCGGGCTGCCCGCCGGCGCGTACTTCCTGCAAACCTCAGATGGGCAAACCAAGAAACTGGTAGTCAACTAA
- a CDS encoding protein-tyrosine-phosphatase: MCAIDANRRELLEQAARFIREKKHAGEIARLTFICTYNSRRSHFAQAWGQAAAYCFGVKGVECYSGGMKAATANPRAISALQRAGFKVEMAMNGPNPQYRLIFAEGEMPVIAFSKVYDAPVNPSEGFAAVIACAQADENCPAIPGAEMRIALPYEDPRLSDDSPEETAAYDESCRQVATEMCYIFQSV, from the coding sequence ATGTGCGCCATCGACGCAAACCGGCGGGAATTGCTGGAGCAGGCAGCCCGCTTCATCCGGGAGAAGAAACACGCCGGCGAAATAGCGCGGCTAACGTTCATCTGCACCTACAATTCGCGGCGCAGCCATTTCGCGCAGGCCTGGGGGCAGGCAGCAGCTTATTGCTTCGGCGTAAAAGGGGTGGAATGTTATTCCGGCGGGATGAAGGCCGCCACCGCCAACCCCCGCGCCATTTCGGCCCTGCAGCGGGCTGGTTTTAAAGTGGAAATGGCCATGAACGGGCCGAACCCTCAATACCGGCTCATTTTCGCCGAAGGGGAAATGCCGGTGATCGCCTTTTCCAAGGTGTACGATGCGCCGGTCAACCCGTCGGAAGGCTTTGCGGCTGTGATAGCCTGTGCGCAGGCCGACGAGAACTGCCCGGCCATTCCGGGAGCGGAAATGCGGATAGCGCTCCCGTACGAAGACCCCAGGCTATCGGACGACAGCCCGGAGGAAACGGCGGCTTATGATGAAAGCTGCCGGCAGGTCGCAACAGAAATGTGTTATATTTTTCAGTCAGTATAG
- a CDS encoding winged helix-turn-helix transcriptional regulator has product MGVTKTENYTARQNALAAVAKALSHPARVAILDHLSQVDACIGGELVHELPLAQPTVSRHLQELRAAGLIKGRIRGTSVNYCINPARWAEVQELFSGFFNRKISAQDCR; this is encoded by the coding sequence ATGGGCGTTACAAAAACAGAAAATTACACGGCCCGGCAAAATGCGCTGGCGGCCGTAGCCAAGGCGTTGAGCCATCCGGCGAGAGTGGCTATCCTGGATCATTTGTCTCAGGTCGACGCCTGCATCGGCGGAGAGTTGGTCCACGAATTGCCGCTGGCGCAGCCAACAGTCTCCCGCCACCTTCAGGAACTCAGGGCGGCAGGCCTCATCAAAGGCCGGATAAGGGGCACCAGCGTCAATTATTGCATCAACCCGGCTCGCTGGGCGGAAGTGCAGGAACTGTTCTCCGGTTTTTTCAACCGAAAAATATCGGCTCAGGATTGCCGCTGA
- a CDS encoding cysteine desulfurase-like protein: protein MNDSFRQQFPSLRRQHNGRRLVFMDGPGGTQVPQPVIDAISHYYKNSNANTHGAFITARETDAVLDGARAAVAHFLGAEGPHAVSFGQNMTTLNYSLSRAVGRLLQPGDEVLITQLDHEGNRGPWLALRELGIIVREVKLKKEGVLDYEDMAAKINERTRLLALGYASNFMGTVNDVQRARALTYQAGAWLLLDAVHFAPHFPLDVQAIGCDFLLCSAYKFYGPHVGILYSRPGLLDRLPTDRLRTAAQEAPYSIETGTLNHAALAGVKAAVDFLACFGAGPDYRSCIVDAMSQIHRHEIALARKLHDGLTALAGVSVIGPPMDAPLRAPTLAVLAEGHRPDAVARKLAEQNILAWDGHFYAIRAAEALGLLEKGGVTRLGLSAYSSEEDVEMVVEGVRGCVNV from the coding sequence ATGAACGATTCATTCCGCCAGCAATTCCCTTCTCTGCGCCGGCAGCACAACGGCCGGCGCCTGGTATTTATGGACGGCCCCGGTGGCACGCAGGTTCCCCAACCCGTGATCGACGCCATCAGCCACTATTACAAAAATTCCAACGCCAATACCCACGGCGCCTTCATCACCGCCCGGGAGACCGATGCGGTGCTGGACGGCGCCCGGGCAGCCGTTGCCCATTTCCTGGGCGCCGAGGGGCCGCACGCCGTTTCCTTCGGGCAGAACATGACGACCCTCAACTACTCCCTCAGCCGCGCCGTCGGCCGCCTGCTGCAACCGGGCGACGAGGTGCTGATCACCCAGCTCGACCACGAGGGCAACCGGGGCCCCTGGCTGGCTTTGCGGGAGCTGGGCATCATAGTGCGGGAGGTGAAGCTGAAAAAAGAAGGCGTGCTGGACTACGAGGACATGGCCGCCAAGATCAACGAGCGCACCCGCCTGCTGGCGCTGGGTTATGCTTCCAACTTCATGGGCACCGTCAACGACGTGCAAAGGGCGCGGGCGCTAACCTACCAGGCGGGCGCCTGGCTGCTGCTCGACGCCGTTCACTTTGCGCCCCACTTCCCGCTGGATGTGCAGGCCATCGGCTGCGATTTCCTGCTCTGCTCCGCCTATAAGTTCTACGGCCCGCACGTCGGCATCCTCTATTCGCGCCCCGGCCTGCTGGACCGCCTTCCAACCGACCGCCTGCGCACCGCCGCCCAGGAGGCGCCCTACAGCATCGAGACCGGCACCCTCAACCACGCTGCCCTGGCCGGCGTCAAAGCTGCGGTGGACTTCCTCGCCTGCTTCGGCGCCGGCCCCGATTACCGATCCTGCATCGTCGACGCCATGAGCCAAATCCATCGCCATGAAATCGCGCTGGCCCGGAAACTGCACGACGGCCTCACTGCCCTGGCCGGCGTGAGCGTTATCGGCCCTCCGATGGACGCTCCGCTGCGCGCCCCCACCCTGGCGGTGCTCGCCGAAGGCCATCGCCCGGATGCCGTCGCCCGCAAACTGGCCGAACAAAACATCCTGGCCTGGGACGGGCACTTCTACGCCATCCGCGCCGCCGAGGCGCTGGGGCTGCTGGAAAAAGGCGGCGTTACCCGCCTGGGGCTGTCCGCCTATTCTTCGGAGGAGGATGTGGAGATGGTGGTGGAGGGGGTGAGGGGGTGTGTGAATGTGTAA